One Phycisphaera mikurensis NBRC 102666 DNA window includes the following coding sequences:
- a CDS encoding 3-isopropylmalate dehydratase large subunit, with amino-acid sequence MPRPMTMTEQIFARHSGRSEVSPGDNVWVDVDVLMTHDVCGPGTIGIFKKEFGADAKVWDPTRIPIIPDHYIFTADGKCHRNVQILRDFVKEQGLPYYYDPDFLDTDEGSGFPNPYRDPTRTSYKGVCHKALPEEGHCRPGEILLGTDSHTCTAGAFGQFASGVGNTDAAFVMGTGKTWLKTPPTMKFTFHGEIPPYLTAKDLILAVIGQIGVAGATYRAMYFAGEGIGSLTLEDRMTLTNMAIEAGGKNGICDVDQKTLDYVRARSNRPEWEVVVEDEGAEYIYEHAWDLGLMEPMIAKPHSPDNKDLARNLSDVKLDRAYIGSCTGGKITDMVMAANILDGEEVAIPTYVVPGSTEVHQNMLTLGLDGEPCRHDDRTPIAGRESVKTVYEALEGAGCNMGAASCAACLGGPVDTFGRLNEPMNCISTTNRNFPGRMGHKDAGVYLASPLTAAASALRGVITDPRGCVTTPILTGSAGVI; translated from the coding sequence ATGCCGCGCCCAATGACCATGACCGAGCAGATCTTCGCCCGCCACAGCGGGCGGAGCGAGGTGTCCCCCGGCGACAACGTCTGGGTCGATGTCGACGTGCTGATGACCCACGACGTCTGCGGCCCGGGCACCATCGGCATCTTCAAGAAGGAGTTCGGGGCGGACGCGAAGGTGTGGGACCCCACCCGCATCCCGATCATCCCGGACCACTACATCTTCACCGCCGACGGCAAGTGCCACCGCAACGTCCAGATCCTGCGCGACTTCGTGAAGGAGCAGGGGCTTCCGTACTACTACGACCCCGACTTCCTGGACACCGACGAGGGCTCGGGCTTCCCGAACCCGTACCGGGACCCGACCCGGACCTCCTACAAGGGCGTGTGCCACAAGGCGCTCCCCGAGGAGGGGCACTGCCGCCCGGGCGAGATCCTGCTGGGCACCGACTCGCACACCTGCACCGCCGGCGCCTTCGGCCAGTTCGCCAGCGGCGTGGGCAACACCGACGCGGCGTTCGTCATGGGCACGGGCAAGACCTGGCTGAAGACCCCGCCGACGATGAAGTTCACCTTCCACGGCGAGATCCCGCCCTACCTCACCGCCAAGGACCTGATCCTCGCGGTCATCGGGCAGATCGGCGTCGCCGGGGCCACGTACCGAGCGATGTACTTCGCCGGCGAGGGGATCGGCAGCCTCACGCTGGAGGACCGGATGACGCTCACCAACATGGCCATCGAGGCGGGCGGCAAGAACGGCATCTGCGACGTCGACCAGAAGACGCTGGACTACGTGCGGGCCCGCAGCAACCGGCCGGAATGGGAGGTCGTCGTCGAGGACGAGGGCGCGGAGTACATCTACGAGCACGCCTGGGACCTGGGCCTCATGGAGCCCATGATCGCCAAGCCGCACTCGCCCGACAACAAGGACCTGGCGCGGAACCTCTCGGACGTCAAGCTCGACCGCGCGTACATCGGCAGCTGCACCGGCGGCAAGATCACCGACATGGTGATGGCGGCGAACATCCTCGACGGCGAGGAGGTTGCGATCCCGACCTACGTCGTTCCCGGCTCCACCGAGGTCCACCAGAACATGCTCACGCTCGGCCTCGACGGCGAGCCGTGCCGGCACGACGACCGCACCCCGATCGCCGGCCGGGAGTCGGTGAAGACGGTGTACGAGGCGCTCGAGGGCGCCGGGTGCAACATGGGCGCCGCCAGCTGCGCCGCCTGCCTGGGCGGCCCGGTCGACACCTTCGGCCGGCTCAACGAGCCGATGAACTGCATCAGCACCACCAACCGCAACTTCCCCGGGCGCATGGGGCACAAGGACGCCGGGGTCTACCTCGCCAGCCCGCTGACCGCCGCGGCTTCGGCCCTCCGCGGCGTGATCACCGACCCGCGGGGGTGCGTCACCACCCCGATTTTGACCGGCTCCGCCGGTGTGATCTGA
- the smpB gene encoding SsrA-binding protein SmpB, translated as MAKSKAAKAKARLARHNFEPRVENRRTRHDYAIADRLECGIQLMGSEVKSIRHGHVQLAGGYATIDPTGRSFVLHGIDIAPYPHAGPFNHDPKRPRQLLAHRREILKLQQETDGRGVTLVPTALYFKEGRIKVEIGVGVGKKTHDKRHDLKEREGQREIERAMTRKLIGADPRGL; from the coding sequence ATGGCCAAGAGCAAAGCCGCCAAAGCGAAAGCCCGTCTCGCGCGGCACAACTTCGAGCCGCGCGTCGAGAACCGCCGCACGCGGCACGACTACGCGATCGCGGACCGCCTCGAGTGCGGCATCCAGCTGATGGGCTCGGAGGTGAAGTCGATCCGGCACGGGCACGTGCAGCTCGCCGGCGGCTACGCGACCATCGATCCGACCGGCCGCAGCTTCGTGCTGCACGGCATCGACATCGCCCCGTACCCGCACGCCGGGCCCTTCAACCACGACCCCAAGCGGCCGCGGCAGCTGCTCGCCCACCGGCGGGAGATCCTCAAGCTGCAGCAGGAGACCGACGGCCGCGGTGTCACGCTGGTCCCGACGGCGCTGTACTTCAAGGAGGGCCGCATTAAGGTGGAGATCGGGGTGGGCGTCGGCAAGAAGACCCACGACAAGCGGCACGACCTCAAGGAGCGGGAGGGCCAGCGGGAGATCGAGCGGGCGATGACGCGGAAGCTGATCGGCGCGGACCCGCGGGGTCTCTGA
- a CDS encoding rhodanese-like domain-containing protein yields MSETTPEDDVMAGRTAEDMRGLPEGYPLNDQWEVTPAGLAGVMGGERGGDVPDEAHKPLLLDVRNPDEVAGSRIHDDATVIRLQELQERVEELAPHKDRRIIVHCRLGQRSLRAAQFLRDRGYDAWSMAGGIEAYERAYGGTSRR; encoded by the coding sequence TTGAGCGAGACCACCCCCGAAGACGACGTGATGGCCGGCCGCACCGCGGAGGACATGCGCGGCCTGCCCGAGGGCTACCCGCTCAACGACCAGTGGGAGGTCACCCCCGCCGGCCTCGCCGGCGTCATGGGCGGCGAGCGTGGCGGCGACGTGCCCGACGAGGCCCACAAGCCGCTGCTGCTGGACGTCCGCAACCCCGACGAGGTCGCCGGCTCCCGGATCCACGACGACGCCACCGTCATCCGGCTGCAGGAACTCCAGGAGCGCGTCGAGGAGCTCGCGCCCCACAAGGACCGCAGGATCATCGTCCACTGCCGCCTCGGGCAGCGCAGCCTCCGGGCGGCGCAGTTCCTCCGCGACCGGGGTTACGACGCCTGGAGCATGGCCGGCGGCATCGAGGCCTACGAGCGTGCCTACGGCGGCACCTCGCGCCGCTGA
- a CDS encoding MiaB/RimO family radical SAM methylthiotransferase encodes MPPAPSSSRPRVYLETFGCQMNVLDSQLVTGQLRDLGYGFTDDWASADVVLFNTCSVREVAENKVWSRIGLLGQHKREHPHVVVGVIGCMAERDGEDLLRRHPQVNLMCGPAELDRVPALIDNELRTSVETRSAWTTPGRTRTVEGRTALRGGRGGGVNRRTQTLDAAADTLELVDLSRAFSADDTSAGGRSAYVRITRGCNKLCTYCVVPHTRGEEVHRPPDAIVEECRKLADAGVLEVTLLGQTVNHYHFDRGAAVAVGGVVQPQVGTVISPNAGTGGPSPVFSRTTVSFADLLHRIHEEVPGIRRLRFVTSYPRDFGDDILAVMRDSPRICRYLHLPVQSGSDRVLARMNRGYRAAHFRELVERVRHFLPDAQMATDVITGFPGETEEDHQATFELLRWARFKNSFLFKYSPRPGTPAFDRMEDDVPTEVKRRRNRELVDLQNGISAEISAEQVGKRLEVFVEGVSAKVAKAAARAQAGVGVGGVELGWETRAKQPVPQAAAAAEEPLTQLSGRTGGDLIAVFEGPESLIGTLAEVEIEAASALTLKGRIASDLPVRR; translated from the coding sequence ATGCCGCCCGCGCCCTCCTCCTCACGGCCCCGCGTCTACCTCGAGACGTTCGGCTGCCAGATGAACGTGCTCGACAGCCAGCTGGTCACCGGCCAGCTGCGCGACCTGGGCTACGGCTTCACCGACGACTGGGCGTCCGCCGACGTGGTGCTGTTCAACACCTGCAGCGTGCGGGAGGTGGCGGAGAACAAGGTCTGGTCACGCATCGGGCTGCTGGGGCAGCACAAGCGGGAGCACCCGCACGTGGTGGTGGGCGTGATCGGCTGCATGGCCGAGCGCGACGGGGAGGACCTGCTCCGGCGGCACCCGCAGGTGAACCTGATGTGCGGGCCGGCCGAGCTGGATCGGGTGCCGGCGCTGATCGACAACGAGCTGCGGACGTCGGTGGAGACGCGGTCGGCTTGGACGACGCCGGGCAGGACGCGCACGGTCGAAGGACGCACCGCGCTGCGGGGCGGGCGGGGCGGCGGCGTGAACCGGCGCACGCAGACCCTCGACGCGGCCGCCGACACGCTGGAGCTGGTCGACCTCTCCCGCGCCTTCTCCGCGGACGACACCTCGGCCGGCGGCAGGTCGGCCTACGTCCGCATCACCCGCGGCTGCAACAAGCTGTGCACGTACTGCGTCGTCCCGCACACCCGCGGCGAGGAGGTCCACCGCCCGCCGGACGCGATCGTCGAGGAGTGCAGGAAGCTCGCCGACGCCGGGGTGCTGGAGGTGACGCTGCTCGGGCAGACGGTGAACCACTACCACTTCGACCGGGGCGCCGCCGTCGCGGTCGGGGGCGTGGTCCAGCCGCAGGTGGGCACCGTGATCTCGCCGAACGCGGGCACGGGCGGGCCCTCGCCCGTGTTCTCGAGAACGACGGTCAGCTTCGCCGACCTGCTGCACCGCATCCACGAGGAGGTGCCGGGCATCCGGCGGCTCCGCTTCGTCACCAGCTACCCGCGCGACTTCGGCGACGACATCCTCGCGGTCATGCGCGACTCGCCGCGGATCTGCCGCTACCTGCACCTGCCGGTGCAGAGCGGGAGCGACCGCGTGCTCGCCCGCATGAACCGCGGCTACCGCGCCGCCCACTTCCGCGAGCTGGTGGAGCGGGTGCGGCACTTCCTGCCCGACGCCCAGATGGCGACGGACGTCATCACCGGCTTCCCCGGCGAGACCGAGGAAGACCACCAGGCGACGTTCGAGCTTCTGCGCTGGGCCCGCTTCAAGAACAGCTTCCTCTTCAAGTACTCGCCCCGCCCCGGCACGCCCGCGTTCGACCGCATGGAGGACGACGTTCCCACCGAGGTGAAGCGGCGACGCAACCGAGAGCTGGTCGATCTGCAGAACGGCATCTCCGCGGAGATCTCCGCCGAGCAGGTGGGCAAGCGCCTCGAGGTCTTCGTCGAGGGCGTCTCTGCGAAGGTCGCCAAGGCCGCCGCGCGGGCCCAGGCCGGCGTGGGCGTCGGCGGCGTCGAGCTCGGCTGGGAGACCCGGGCGAAGCAGCCGGTGCCGCAGGCGGCGGCCGCCGCCGAGGAGCCGCTGACGCAGCTGTCCGGCCGCACCGGCGGCGACCTCATCGCGGTCTTCGAGGGTCCCGAGTCGCTGATCGGCACGCTGGCGGAGGTGGAGATTGAGGCGGCGTCGGCGCTGACGCTGAAGGGGCGGATCGCTTCGGATCTGCCGGTTCGGCGTTGA